Proteins from a single region of Puniceicoccales bacterium:
- the tpiA gene encoding triose-phosphate isomerase: MGKYLIAGNWKMNKSVTETDLLCNEILKSMPTVIHTEVVICPPFTSLGTAASILAKKTEKIHLGAQNLYPQDSGAFTGEISPSMIHDIGASHVILGHSERRELFNESNQFINAKIVAALNHGLIPIICIGETEKEREKNETIELVSSQVKECLQGIENPQVVLAYEPVWAIGTGKTATPKMAQEVHGLIRKLLIEKFGDNGRTIKILYGGSMKPENAKELLLEDDINGGLIGGASLKSETFIELVKIAETI; encoded by the coding sequence ATGGGAAAATATTTAATAGCAGGGAATTGGAAGATGAATAAATCCGTGACAGAAACGGATTTATTATGTAATGAAATTTTAAAATCGATGCCAACTGTGATCCATACAGAGGTGGTGATATGTCCACCATTTACTTCGTTGGGTACCGCTGCTTCGATTTTAGCAAAAAAAACAGAAAAAATTCATCTGGGCGCTCAAAATCTATATCCCCAGGATTCTGGGGCGTTTACCGGAGAAATATCTCCGTCAATGATCCATGACATTGGGGCTAGCCATGTGATCCTTGGTCACAGCGAACGCCGTGAGTTGTTCAATGAATCGAACCAGTTTATCAATGCAAAAATAGTTGCGGCATTGAACCATGGTCTAATCCCCATAATCTGCATTGGAGAAACCGAGAAAGAACGAGAAAAGAACGAGACAATTGAGCTAGTTTCTTCCCAGGTGAAAGAGTGTTTACAGGGTATCGAAAATCCACAGGTGGTCCTGGCCTATGAACCAGTTTGGGCCATTGGTACTGGCAAGACTGCCACACCCAAGATGGCCCAGGAAGTCCATGGTCTGATCCGGAAGCTTTTGATAGAAAAATTTGGTGACAACGGAAGAACAATAAAGATTTTATATGGTGGTTCAATGAAACCTGAAAACGCTAAAGAGCTTCTATTGGAAGATGATATAAATGGCGGACTAATCGGTGGAGCTTCGCTAAAATCCGAGACTTTCATTGAGCTAGTCAAAATTGCCGAAACTATT
- a CDS encoding HIT domain-containing protein, with the protein MQNLNAFDRAEYVESKKEPDSNPFVKIPMMEDERSALLLKKSESCYLMLNKFPYNAGHLLVVPFRVVNKLDLLSPKERADIIEMITLGQIILQKALAPDGFNIGFNLGAAAGAGIPQHLHCHIVPRWTGDTNFMTVLDEIRVINQSPEEIWARLKKFV; encoded by the coding sequence ATGCAAAATTTAAATGCTTTTGATCGCGCAGAATATGTGGAATCCAAAAAGGAACCTGATTCCAATCCCTTTGTTAAAATACCAATGATGGAGGACGAAAGAAGCGCGTTGTTACTGAAAAAAAGTGAATCCTGTTATTTGATGCTCAACAAGTTTCCCTATAATGCTGGTCATCTCCTTGTGGTGCCATTTAGAGTGGTCAATAAATTGGATTTACTTTCACCAAAAGAACGTGCCGATATTATTGAAATGATAACCTTGGGACAGATAATCTTACAAAAGGCACTGGCTCCGGATGGATTTAACATAGGATTTAATCTTGGAGCTGCAGCCGGAGCAGGTATTCCGCAACATCTTCATTGCCATATAGTTCCTAGATGGACTGGGGATACAAACTTCATGACTGTGCTGGACGAAATAAGAGTTATTAACCAATCGCCAGAAGAAATATGGGCAAGACTAAAAAAATTTGTATAA